A single genomic interval of uncultured Desulfobulbus sp. harbors:
- a CDS encoding universal stress protein, producing MSDWKRMIIAIDDSPRSTNAVEYVGSIAGHLADIHLCLLHIYPEPPPGYYASGATLDEYREEQEEKAKMLSAQAQKILQKHGINPQVIVSRCRMAGGQSISDAILQLQTKEDYGTIVVGKRGISKAEEFLFGSISNALIHNGRDIAVWVIG from the coding sequence ATGAGTGACTGGAAACGGATGATCATCGCCATCGACGATTCCCCCCGTTCAACCAACGCGGTTGAGTACGTCGGCAGTATTGCCGGACATCTTGCCGACATCCACCTCTGCCTGCTGCACATCTATCCCGAACCGCCACCCGGTTACTACGCGTCCGGAGCAACGCTCGATGAGTACCGCGAGGAACAGGAAGAGAAGGCCAAAATGCTCTCCGCTCAGGCACAAAAAATTCTGCAAAAACACGGCATCAATCCCCAGGTGATCGTCTCCCGCTGCCGCATGGCCGGCGGGCAGTCCATAAGCGATGCCATCCTCCAGTTGCAGACCAAGGAAGATTACGGCACCATTGTGGTGGGCAAACGCGGCATCTCCAAGGCGGAAGAGTTTCTCTTCGGCTCCATCTCCAATGCCCTTATCCACAACGGTCGTGACATCGCGGTCTGGGTCATCGGCTGA
- a CDS encoding serine/threonine-protein kinase — MVAYTGVAVLPEQAASNLANHRVTRSMRRPSRVYTDTTDFTSIDYGDVISVENRHFLITSYTKEGRFGVDEQIKPWVPKVVDLESMAHYILKLEFHETFDMRMGQLSITCYRSPQKEARILELVRGRPHFMQGRTLVDAAGNLVRVLEPVSGNRLDKVIHSDSSHQDYFTQELPEILSQFLGCIQGIQFLHQNGFRHGDIRRDHVFVHRDTGLYYWIDFDYDFHLPEKPFALDLCELGNILIYLVGRGDFHPREILADPALGQRVVQTLIPGDFSLLVQNRVVNLQKLFPYIPDSLNNILLHFSAGTDIFYENVAEIQNDLETALSHWGR; from the coding sequence ATGGTTGCCTACACAGGTGTGGCCGTCCTTCCCGAGCAGGCGGCCAGCAACCTTGCCAACCATCGGGTCACCCGCAGCATGCGCCGGCCGTCACGGGTGTATACGGATACCACTGATTTCACCTCCATTGACTATGGAGATGTGATCAGTGTCGAAAATCGCCATTTTCTCATCACCTCCTACACCAAGGAAGGGCGATTCGGCGTGGACGAGCAGATCAAGCCCTGGGTTCCCAAGGTGGTGGACCTGGAGTCCATGGCCCACTATATCCTCAAGCTGGAATTCCATGAAACCTTTGATATGCGCATGGGCCAGCTCTCGATCACCTGCTACCGCAGTCCGCAGAAGGAGGCGCGGATTCTCGAGCTGGTCCGAGGACGCCCCCATTTCATGCAGGGCAGAACCCTGGTGGATGCGGCCGGCAATCTGGTGCGGGTGCTGGAGCCGGTGAGCGGCAACCGCCTCGACAAGGTGATCCACAGCGACTCCTCGCATCAGGACTATTTCACCCAGGAGTTACCCGAGATCCTGAGCCAGTTCCTCGGCTGCATTCAGGGAATCCAGTTCTTGCATCAAAACGGTTTTCGTCACGGCGATATCCGTCGTGACCATGTCTTTGTCCACCGAGACACCGGCCTCTATTACTGGATTGATTTTGACTACGACTTTCATCTGCCGGAAAAACCCTTTGCCCTGGATCTCTGCGAGCTCGGCAATATCCTGATCTACCTGGTCGGCCGCGGCGATTTTCATCCACGGGAGATTCTCGCGGACCCGGCGCTTGGACAAAGGGTGGTGCAAACCCTAATACCCGGCGATTTTTCCCTGCTGGTGCAGAACCGGGTGGTCAACCTGCAAAAACTCTTCCCCTACATTCCCGACAGTCTCAACAACATTTTGCTCCACTTCTCCGCCGGTACCGACATCTTTTACGAGAACGTTGCCGAGATTCAAAACGACCTGGAAACCGCCCTCAGCCACTGGGGGCGGTGA
- the pheA gene encoding prephenate dehydratase has translation MDEKLDIPKVRQRIDEIDDTILELLKERLDCAKTIGLLKSEINRAKWDPQRELEIYDRLRLKNSDIFPYKALHSIFHEIITTCRLSQRKATVAYLGPEATFTHLAGVKYFGQSAEYLPMESIAEVFEEVEKERVEYGIVPVENSIEGAVTYSLDAFLRFKVQICGEIQLPISHNLVCRSGNIEDIQTVASHSQPLAQCRYWLRKNLPKTPTLEVFSTGAAAQMAANNPNIGAIASSLAISTYGLQVVVRGIEDHQGNTTRFLVLGRKSPKKSGRDKTSVLLGLINRPGALNEILTILSAKNIDLAKIESRPTKDKQWKYLFFLDMIGHIEDPVIHEACNILKQICAYYELLGSYPRADDVDLNGSAG, from the coding sequence ATGGACGAAAAACTCGACATCCCCAAGGTACGCCAACGAATCGACGAAATTGACGACACCATCTTGGAGCTATTGAAAGAGCGCCTTGATTGTGCCAAGACCATCGGCTTGCTGAAAAGCGAGATCAACCGGGCCAAATGGGACCCGCAGCGCGAACTGGAAATTTATGACCGGCTGCGCCTGAAAAATAGCGACATCTTCCCCTACAAGGCTCTCCATTCCATCTTTCACGAGATCATCACCACCTGCCGCCTGTCGCAACGCAAGGCAACCGTTGCCTATCTCGGTCCGGAGGCTACCTTTACTCACCTGGCCGGTGTCAAATACTTTGGCCAGAGTGCGGAATACCTCCCCATGGAGTCCATTGCCGAAGTCTTTGAAGAGGTGGAAAAAGAGCGGGTCGAGTACGGCATCGTGCCGGTGGAAAACTCCATCGAGGGTGCGGTCACCTACTCCCTGGACGCCTTTTTGCGTTTCAAGGTCCAGATCTGCGGCGAGATCCAACTGCCCATCTCCCACAACCTGGTCTGTCGATCCGGGAATATCGAGGATATTCAAACTGTTGCCTCGCACTCCCAGCCGCTTGCCCAGTGCCGCTACTGGCTGCGCAAAAACCTGCCCAAAACCCCGACCCTGGAGGTTTTCTCCACCGGTGCCGCAGCGCAGATGGCGGCCAACAATCCCAATATCGGCGCCATTGCCTCGAGCCTGGCCATCTCCACCTACGGACTGCAGGTGGTTGTCCGCGGCATTGAAGACCACCAGGGCAACACCACCCGCTTCTTGGTGCTCGGCCGTAAATCGCCCAAAAAGAGCGGCCGCGACAAGACCTCGGTGCTGTTGGGCCTGATCAACCGTCCCGGTGCGCTCAACGAAATCCTCACCATCCTTTCGGCCAAGAACATCGACCTGGCCAAGATCGAGTCCCGCCCGACCAAGGACAAACAGTGGAAATACCTGTTCTTCCTTGACATGATCGGCCATATCGAAGACCCGGTCATCCACGAGGCCTGCAACATCCTCAAACAGATCTGCGCCTACTACGAACTGCTCGGCTCCTACCCGCGGGCCGATGACGTCGACCTGAACGGTTCTGCGGGCTGA
- a CDS encoding ABC-F family ATP-binding cassette domain-containing protein, which produces MCALLSCQDLSKAYGAQSLFAGVTLMVDAGDRVGLIGPNGSGKSTLLKIFCGLEQPDSGSIYTQKLMRISYVAQDDSFDEDASCVDNLYQGVRELDIDASEQYNRVHALLSRGGFPDPEQKVSLLSGGWRKRLSLCRALVSGPEVLIMDEPTNHLDIEGILWLEKLLAANLPESPSAFMLVSHDRRFLENTVNRVIELAPIYPEGSFQVRGTYSDFLEKKSEYLLQRQNLEERLANKVRRETEWLRRGPKARATKARYRIEEAGRLQDELGDVRSKNRSVGQVGIAFEGTQRKTKKLLEAKGLCKGFDGRSLFSDLDLILSPGTRLGLLGRNGSGKSTLMQILAAANDENGPKPDLGTLATADGVRIVSFDQRREQLDTDETLRRALAPEGDSVLYQGRSLHVVSWAKRFLFRADQLETPANRLSGGEQARILLARLMLQPADILLLDEPTNDLDIPSLDVLEESLSEFPGALVLVTHDRFLLDRVCNQVLGFDGRGKAEYFADYEQWLEMLQELERQDLAAVKPAPVKQDKQAIKSKQGKLSYMDQREYDQMEEKILELEERLEEVQQMMTDPEVMADPDRLHQCWQEQQALQAETDRLYERWNELEQRKQGE; this is translated from the coding sequence ATGTGTGCCCTTCTCAGTTGCCAGGACCTGTCCAAGGCCTATGGCGCCCAGAGTCTCTTTGCCGGCGTCACCCTCATGGTTGACGCCGGCGACCGTGTCGGCCTGATCGGTCCCAACGGTTCCGGCAAATCGACCCTGCTCAAGATCTTCTGCGGGCTGGAACAGCCGGACAGCGGTTCGATCTACACCCAAAAGCTGATGCGCATCAGCTATGTGGCCCAGGACGACAGTTTTGACGAGGATGCCAGCTGTGTGGACAACCTCTACCAGGGGGTGCGCGAGCTCGATATCGATGCCTCCGAGCAATACAACCGGGTGCATGCCCTGCTCAGCCGGGGCGGATTCCCCGATCCGGAGCAGAAGGTCAGCCTCCTTTCCGGCGGCTGGCGCAAGCGGCTCTCCCTTTGCCGTGCCCTGGTGAGCGGCCCGGAAGTGCTGATCATGGACGAGCCGACCAACCACCTGGACATCGAAGGCATTCTCTGGCTGGAAAAACTGCTGGCCGCCAACCTGCCGGAAAGCCCGAGCGCCTTCATGCTGGTCAGCCATGACCGCCGTTTTTTGGAGAACACCGTCAACCGGGTGATCGAACTGGCACCAATCTATCCGGAAGGATCTTTCCAGGTCCGCGGCACCTACAGCGACTTTCTCGAAAAGAAATCCGAATACCTCCTCCAACGGCAAAACCTGGAAGAACGGCTCGCCAACAAGGTCCGCCGGGAGACCGAGTGGCTGCGGCGCGGTCCCAAGGCCCGGGCCACCAAAGCCCGCTACCGCATCGAGGAGGCAGGCAGGCTGCAGGATGAGCTGGGCGATGTACGCAGCAAAAACCGCAGCGTCGGCCAGGTGGGCATCGCCTTTGAGGGCACCCAACGGAAAACGAAAAAGCTGCTGGAAGCCAAGGGACTGTGCAAGGGATTCGATGGCAGGTCCCTGTTCTCCGATCTTGACCTCATCCTCTCTCCGGGGACAAGGCTGGGGTTGCTCGGCCGCAACGGCAGCGGCAAGTCCACCCTGATGCAGATCCTTGCCGCAGCCAATGATGAAAACGGCCCCAAGCCGGACCTGGGGACGCTGGCCACCGCCGATGGGGTGCGCATCGTCAGCTTCGATCAGCGCCGCGAACAGCTCGATACCGACGAGACCCTGCGCCGGGCCCTGGCTCCCGAAGGGGACAGCGTGCTCTACCAGGGCCGCAGCCTGCATGTCGTCTCCTGGGCCAAACGATTCCTCTTTCGTGCCGACCAGCTGGAAACCCCGGCCAACCGCCTCTCCGGCGGCGAGCAGGCCCGCATTCTCCTTGCCCGCCTGATGCTGCAGCCCGCTGATATTCTCCTGCTCGACGAGCCGACCAACGATCTCGACATCCCCTCTCTGGACGTACTCGAAGAAAGCCTGAGTGAATTTCCCGGAGCCCTGGTGCTGGTCACCCACGACCGCTTTCTCCTCGACCGGGTCTGCAACCAGGTGCTCGGCTTTGATGGCCGGGGCAAGGCCGAATACTTTGCCGACTACGAGCAGTGGCTTGAGATGCTGCAGGAGTTGGAGCGCCAGGACCTCGCCGCCGTCAAACCCGCCCCTGTCAAACAGGACAAACAGGCCATCAAATCAAAGCAGGGAAAACTCTCCTACATGGATCAACGGGAATACGATCAGATGGAGGAGAAAATTCTCGAGCTGGAGGAACGACTGGAAGAGGTCCAGCAGATGATGACCGATCCTGAGGTCATGGCCGATCCGGATCGACTGCACCAATGCTGGCAGGAGCAGCAAGCCCTTCAGGCCGAAACCGATCGCCTCTACGAACGCTGGAACGAACTCGAGCAGCGCAAACAGGGGGAGTAA
- a CDS encoding branched-chain amino acid ABC transporter substrate-binding protein: protein MSMVLFHAIAAIFCALLCSSCHKEETMTTCSDPLGCVFIDPGNPLKIGVLQSLSGKIAPLGQEQIRGLELALNERHHRLLGHSIALQVEDTGCTSEGGANAALKVLADPQTVAIFGTTCSSAAATASKAMSDAGLTMISGNNSAPFLTSIGNKRAPNWQAGYFRTAPNEEHSGQAAAKFAFQQLGLRRVATINDGDIYTRGLTQGFAHMFTKLGGTIVLDAAVEKGEREMGPILDAVVEAKAELLFFPLFQPEGNYLLAAIRRRPPLEKTILMSDGALIENSFIAEMGDLARGMYFVGPGITDTQESHRLAQAYVSAFAAVPATQYYLHGYDAAQLLLNAIERAAQQTKDGGLVIGRGKLRQSLYATHDAVGATGRLACDEFGDCSAPLFNILRLSDPSQGVEGLQRSIQASYTPKRTAESRP, encoded by the coding sequence ATGTCCATGGTCCTTTTTCACGCCATTGCGGCGATTTTTTGTGCCCTCCTTTGCTCCTCCTGCCACAAGGAGGAAACAATGACGACCTGCAGCGATCCCCTGGGATGTGTTTTCATCGATCCCGGCAATCCGCTGAAAATCGGGGTACTGCAATCGCTTTCCGGCAAAATCGCGCCCCTTGGCCAGGAACAGATCCGTGGCCTGGAGCTGGCCTTGAACGAACGGCACCACCGGCTGCTTGGCCACTCCATCGCACTCCAGGTCGAGGATACCGGCTGCACCAGCGAAGGCGGAGCCAATGCCGCCCTCAAGGTCCTGGCCGATCCGCAAACCGTGGCCATTTTCGGCACCACCTGTTCAAGCGCGGCGGCAACCGCTTCCAAGGCCATGTCCGATGCCGGGTTGACCATGATCTCAGGCAACAACAGCGCCCCCTTTCTCACCTCGATTGGCAACAAGCGGGCGCCGAACTGGCAAGCGGGGTATTTCCGCACCGCCCCCAACGAAGAGCATTCCGGCCAGGCAGCCGCCAAATTTGCCTTTCAGCAGCTTGGTCTCCGTCGAGTCGCCACCATCAATGACGGCGATATCTATACCCGCGGCCTGACCCAGGGCTTTGCCCATATGTTCACCAAACTTGGCGGAACCATTGTCCTTGATGCGGCCGTTGAAAAGGGTGAACGGGAAATGGGCCCGATCCTCGATGCCGTGGTCGAGGCCAAGGCGGAACTGCTCTTTTTCCCCCTGTTCCAGCCCGAGGGCAACTATCTCTTGGCTGCAATCCGGAGGCGTCCCCCCCTGGAAAAAACCATTCTCATGAGTGATGGTGCCCTGATCGAAAACTCCTTTATTGCCGAAATGGGTGATCTTGCCCGCGGCATGTACTTTGTCGGCCCGGGCATAACCGACACCCAAGAGAGCCATCGACTGGCACAGGCCTACGTATCCGCCTTTGCAGCCGTTCCGGCGACCCAATATTATCTCCATGGCTATGATGCCGCCCAGTTACTGCTGAACGCCATTGAACGCGCTGCTCAGCAAACCAAGGACGGAGGCCTTGTCATTGGCCGTGGTAAGCTGCGCCAATCCCTCTATGCCACCCATGATGCAGTCGGGGCAACCGGCCGTCTCGCCTGCGATGAGTTCGGAGACTGTAGCGCACCCCTGTTCAACATTCTCCGTCTGAGCGACCCCAGCCAGGGTGTCGAGGGCTTGCAGCGCAGCATTCAGGCCAGCTACACTCCAAAACGCACTGCAGAAAGCAGGCCATGA
- a CDS encoding PAS domain S-box protein, which produces MNISRALAPATIAGKLRLGFGLAFLLIALIMMVWLWSLHTVNQARNTITQCMAIERTVLNMDRLLEKARRLHGDFFLQYNHIGLNTAHVQFAQPSIRLVAEAVSASSELKKMIARSGVNKRLHGHQVEINLYLASAKRFADTSIESIELITRLAAPDNGLEAAFTQQILRLEKATAQIPALSELPRKVQLLFQEYRVNRQRHVMQSMFNTLSHIDDDIPAAPPEGSRSLHALAEQLQRTGEDILEVDADIKSRINDFNLQSATVQPIARLLVDEAAQEVASAQQAAENNIHGAMLSLAFCLLTTIITALVISRFISQTISQRITVLTRCAADVQKGQLDIRADESPSDELGQLGQTLNLMSRRIRLMVEQLEQTISERTAQLRLSEYRFRSIADQLPHVGIIGLDHHGRVFFWNHACKQLYGLSSTEAMGKPLAELIAPQEEQGQFADRLSAWLRQEQSIEGEMQFCRQDGTPVPVYVASFDLETSEGDKELYSIHLDLSELKQVEEERALQSLIYRSLFEHISSGVGVLEAVDEGRDFLIKDANPAVERIEGYRIDEIRGRSMTECFPGVEPSGLLAMLQRVWRTGKAEIMPPFFYAYQHRRRWRQGHLYKIPSGEVVIVYDDITELKQGERQRQAFEAKLQRSRKMEAIGLLAGGVAHDLNNILSGIVSYPDLLLLQLDEDSELRKPILAIQESGQRAAAVVADLLTVARGVSSEKKICSLNQLISEYFQSPEFEALAQLYPNIQWHTECSNQLWPFPCSPLHIKKSLMNLVTNAAEAIENIGMVTVSTRKREVTESEAQAQGIQPGVYVLLEVMDSGSGIAQEDLDHIFEPFYTRKVMGRSGTGLGLAVVWNTVEDHKGAIAVSSSEQGTIFSLSFPATEQEVQLMEENVNNEICRGNGETVLIVDDEPLQREIATQILDTLGYHALALPSGEEAVAYLQDHRVDLVLLDMIMGTGINGRETYARIIQRHPGQKALIVSGFSENEEVRQALRLGVSAYLQKPYAISSLSRAIVSALQTS; this is translated from the coding sequence ATGAATATCTCCCGAGCCCTCGCGCCTGCAACCATCGCCGGAAAACTCCGCCTGGGATTCGGCCTGGCCTTCCTCCTCATCGCCCTGATTATGATGGTCTGGTTGTGGAGCCTGCATACGGTCAACCAGGCCCGCAACACCATCACTCAATGCATGGCCATCGAACGGACAGTGCTCAACATGGATCGTCTCCTGGAAAAGGCGCGGCGCCTCCATGGTGATTTTTTCCTGCAGTACAACCATATCGGCCTGAACACAGCCCATGTCCAGTTTGCCCAGCCTTCGATTCGTCTGGTGGCCGAGGCCGTCTCGGCGAGCAGCGAGCTCAAGAAGATGATCGCCCGTTCCGGGGTGAATAAACGGTTGCACGGCCACCAGGTGGAGATCAATCTCTACCTGGCCTCAGCCAAACGCTTTGCCGATACCTCCATCGAATCCATAGAACTGATCACCCGGCTCGCCGCCCCGGACAACGGTCTGGAGGCCGCCTTTACCCAACAAATCCTCCGCCTGGAGAAGGCAACGGCTCAAATTCCCGCTCTGTCCGAGTTGCCCCGGAAAGTGCAGCTGCTCTTCCAGGAGTACAGGGTCAACCGGCAGCGCCATGTCATGCAGTCGATGTTCAATACCCTCAGCCACATAGACGATGACATCCCGGCCGCCCCCCCCGAAGGTTCCCGATCACTGCACGCACTGGCGGAGCAACTGCAACGGACAGGTGAGGATATCCTCGAGGTTGATGCGGACATTAAATCCAGGATCAACGACTTCAACCTCCAATCGGCGACTGTGCAGCCCATTGCCCGCCTGCTGGTCGACGAGGCAGCCCAGGAGGTGGCCTCTGCCCAACAGGCGGCGGAGAACAACATTCACGGTGCCATGCTCTCCCTGGCCTTCTGTCTGCTGACCACGATTATCACCGCCTTGGTGATCAGCCGTTTCATTTCCCAAACCATCAGCCAGCGTATAACGGTCCTGACCCGGTGTGCGGCCGATGTGCAAAAGGGGCAATTGGACATTCGTGCCGACGAATCCCCCTCCGACGAACTCGGACAGCTCGGGCAGACCTTGAACCTGATGAGCCGCCGCATTCGTTTGATGGTGGAGCAACTCGAGCAAACCATCTCCGAACGTACCGCTCAATTGCGGCTGTCCGAGTACCGATTCCGCTCCATTGCCGATCAGTTGCCCCATGTCGGCATCATCGGTCTTGACCACCATGGCCGGGTATTTTTCTGGAACCACGCCTGTAAGCAACTCTATGGGCTCAGCAGCACGGAGGCCATGGGCAAGCCGCTTGCCGAACTTATCGCCCCCCAAGAGGAGCAGGGGCAGTTTGCAGATCGCCTCTCAGCCTGGTTGCGGCAGGAGCAGAGCATTGAGGGCGAAATGCAGTTCTGTCGCCAGGACGGCACTCCGGTACCGGTATATGTGGCCTCCTTTGATCTTGAGACCTCCGAGGGAGACAAGGAGCTGTACAGTATCCACCTGGATCTGAGCGAACTCAAACAGGTCGAGGAAGAGCGCGCCCTGCAGAGCCTGATCTATCGCAGTCTGTTTGAACATATCAGCAGCGGTGTGGGTGTCCTTGAAGCGGTGGACGAGGGACGGGATTTCCTGATCAAGGATGCCAATCCCGCAGTTGAGCGCATCGAGGGGTACCGCATTGACGAGATTCGAGGCCGCTCCATGACCGAATGTTTTCCAGGGGTCGAGCCAAGCGGCCTGCTCGCCATGCTGCAACGGGTCTGGCGTACAGGCAAGGCGGAGATCATGCCGCCGTTTTTCTATGCCTATCAGCATCGGCGGCGCTGGCGCCAGGGCCATCTCTACAAAATCCCCTCAGGTGAGGTGGTCATTGTCTACGACGATATCACCGAGCTCAAACAGGGCGAGCGACAACGCCAGGCATTCGAGGCCAAACTGCAGCGCTCGCGCAAGATGGAGGCCATTGGCCTGCTGGCCGGCGGGGTGGCCCATGACCTCAACAATATTCTCTCGGGCATCGTCAGCTATCCGGACCTGCTGTTGTTGCAACTGGATGAAGATAGCGAACTGCGCAAGCCGATTCTCGCCATCCAGGAATCCGGTCAACGGGCTGCGGCTGTGGTGGCGGATCTATTGACCGTGGCCCGCGGCGTAAGCAGCGAGAAAAAAATATGTTCGCTCAATCAACTCATCAGCGAGTATTTCCAATCACCGGAGTTTGAGGCCCTGGCGCAGCTCTATCCCAATATCCAGTGGCACACAGAGTGTTCCAATCAGCTCTGGCCTTTTCCCTGTTCGCCGCTTCATATCAAAAAAAGTTTGATGAACCTGGTCACCAACGCAGCCGAGGCCATCGAAAACATCGGCATGGTCACCGTTTCCACCCGAAAACGGGAAGTAACCGAGTCTGAGGCGCAAGCGCAAGGCATTCAGCCCGGGGTCTATGTGCTGCTTGAGGTGATGGATTCCGGTTCCGGCATCGCCCAGGAAGATCTTGACCATATCTTTGAACCCTTTTATACCAGAAAAGTGATGGGACGAAGCGGCACCGGTCTGGGGCTTGCAGTGGTCTGGAACACGGTCGAGGATCACAAGGGCGCGATTGCAGTGTCGAGTTCCGAACAGGGAACCATTTTTTCGCTCTCTTTTCCCGCAACCGAGCAGGAGGTTCAGCTCATGGAGGAAAATGTCAATAACGAGATCTGCAGAGGGAACGGCGAAACCGTTTTAATCGTCGACGATGAACCCCTGCAGCGGGAAATCGCCACCCAGATTCTCGACACACTCGGTTACCACGCACTGGCCCTGCCCTCGGGCGAGGAGGCGGTGGCCTACCTCCAGGACCATCGGGTGGACCTGGTGCTGCTCGATATGATCATGGGCACTGGCATCAACGGCCGGGAAACCTACGCCCGCATCATCCAACGCCATCCGGGCCAGAAGGCCCTGATCGTCAGCGGCTTTTCCGAAAACGAAGAGGTCCGCCAAGCCCTGCGCCTGGGGGTCTCCGCCTACCTGCAAAAGCCCTATGCCATCAGCAGTTTGAGCAGGGCCATCGTTTCCGCGCTCCAGACCTCCTGA
- a CDS encoding ABC transporter substrate-binding protein — protein MSPRQVLGCRIDVFPRLRPGKQQRYKDTAMLRKHLLLLLSALVLLSSPALAASKLINGIDANFPPFAFIDKTGAPSGFDVEAMNWIAKDMGVTVVHEPIEWDGIITSLVTKKIDIIASGMSITADRAKQVNFTIPYWVIKQVMVTKKGSPLSINDILTGKKILGVQQGTSEAKWLKEEAKAKGYNFQLRYYNSSPLAIEDILNGRIDAAAMDDAPAYDAASKKEVQVLGTFGMSDEEFGYAVRKGDDELLKKVNASLHKLMASPEWEALKKKYKPGE, from the coding sequence TTGTCACCGCGCCAAGTTCTGGGCTGCCGGATTGACGTCTTTCCCCGGTTGCGTCCGGGAAAACAGCAACGATACAAGGATACTGCCATGCTTCGCAAACATCTGCTGCTTCTGCTCAGTGCTCTGGTTCTGCTCAGCTCCCCCGCCCTGGCGGCCAGCAAATTAATCAACGGCATCGACGCCAACTTTCCGCCCTTTGCCTTTATCGACAAAACCGGTGCTCCCAGCGGCTTCGATGTCGAGGCCATGAACTGGATTGCCAAGGATATGGGGGTTACGGTTGTCCATGAGCCGATCGAATGGGACGGCATCATCACCAGCCTTGTGACCAAAAAGATCGACATCATCGCCTCGGGCATGTCCATCACCGCCGACCGGGCCAAGCAGGTCAACTTCACTATCCCCTACTGGGTGATCAAACAGGTGATGGTGACCAAAAAGGGTTCGCCCCTCAGCATCAACGACATCCTCACCGGCAAGAAAATTCTCGGTGTACAGCAGGGGACCTCCGAGGCCAAATGGCTCAAGGAGGAGGCCAAGGCCAAAGGATACAACTTCCAACTGCGCTATTACAACTCCTCACCCCTGGCCATTGAAGACATTCTCAACGGCCGCATCGATGCCGCTGCCATGGACGATGCGCCGGCTTACGATGCAGCATCCAAGAAAGAGGTCCAGGTGCTCGGCACATTCGGCATGTCCGATGAAGAGTTCGGCTATGCGGTGCGTAAAGGGGACGACGAACTGCTGAAGAAGGTCAACGCCAGTCTGCACAAGCTGATGGCTTCTCCCGAGTGGGAGGCCCTGAAAAAGAAATATAAACCGGGCGAATGA
- a CDS encoding amino acid ABC transporter permease, which produces MPASLAIIFDSLPYLLLGTLNTAGIVVAAMLLGLVLGICIAVGLVYGNRLVRGLFGFYVWFFRGVPVLVLLFLFYFGLFTYLNLRINAFFAMALVLGMTTGAYQANIFKGAMLSLPRGQFKAASALGMSDGQAIRAIILPQILRISIPAWSNEYSIILKDSALAFVIGAPEIMARTHFVASRTYQHLPLYITAGLLYFILTWLGVWGLRKLEQRVRIPGYTQHGMQ; this is translated from the coding sequence ATGCCCGCCTCCCTTGCCATTATTTTCGACTCCCTGCCCTACCTCCTGCTGGGTACCCTCAACACCGCCGGTATTGTCGTCGCGGCAATGCTTCTGGGTCTGGTGCTCGGTATCTGCATCGCGGTGGGCCTGGTCTACGGCAATCGTCTTGTTCGTGGGCTTTTCGGCTTCTATGTCTGGTTCTTTCGCGGCGTTCCGGTATTGGTGTTGCTGTTTCTCTTTTATTTCGGGCTGTTCACCTACCTCAACCTGCGCATCAACGCCTTTTTCGCCATGGCCCTTGTCCTCGGAATGACCACCGGCGCCTACCAGGCCAACATCTTCAAGGGGGCGATGCTCTCCCTGCCGCGCGGCCAGTTCAAGGCGGCAAGCGCGCTCGGCATGAGTGACGGCCAGGCGATCCGCGCCATCATTTTGCCCCAGATCCTGCGTATCTCGATTCCTGCCTGGTCCAACGAATATTCCATCATCCTCAAAGACTCGGCCCTGGCCTTTGTCATCGGTGCCCCGGAAATCATGGCCAGGACCCATTTCGTGGCCTCACGCACCTATCAGCACCTGCCGCTCTACATCACCGCCGGCCTGCTCTACTTTATCCTCACCTGGCTTGGCGTCTGGGGCCTGCGCAAATTGGAACAACGGGTCCGCATTCCCGGCTACACCCAACATGGTATGCAATGA